In one Lycium barbarum isolate Lr01 chromosome 7, ASM1917538v2, whole genome shotgun sequence genomic region, the following are encoded:
- the LOC132601748 gene encoding uncharacterized protein LOC132601748, giving the protein MESWDISNVVSPHLSDLLDDEDQELEQIRREQDEKVGMALCHITGKYILMYCEKYMCKEPCRTSMRSGNEFIQEILRGNETRCYENFRMKKAVCIDLSNDLTDKYGLKPTCGMSIHEMLGIFLMTCAHRVGNRMIQDIFQHSAETIHIHFHSVLKAVCKLARDIIQPHPNYNDGCDAHKPCKQRYLPFFKDYIGAIDGTHVKARLPQGFTFAWAGWEGAAHDSRIFVEALRREELNFPHPRENKYYLVDAGYSHMKRYMAPYKGNNVRYHLVEFRRGATRQLREPRGRIEKFNYLHSSCRNVVEHTFGVWKTRWSILRDMSYYHIDTQRDIVLDTMAIHNYIRKKCNVDDAFQTVENESYIPSVDSNDIGTTSRANNVDVEDVGEQNDVYWMEFRDMIASDISNA; this is encoded by the exons ATGGAGAGTTGGGATATTAGCAATGTGGTCTCTCCtcatttaagtgatttgttagatGACGAAGATCAAGAACTAGAACAGATTCGGAGAGAGCAAGATGAGAAGGTGGGGATGGCTTTATGTCATATAACAGGTAAATACATTTTGATGTATTGTGAAAAATACATGTGCAAAGAACCTTGTCGTACATCAATGCGCTCTGGAAATGAGTTTATTCAAGAGATATTACGAGGAAATGAGACtcgttgttatgaaaattttcgAATGAAGAAGGCGGTGTGCATTGATCTATCCAATGACCTAACTGATAAATATGGGCTTAAACCCACTTGTGGAATGTCTATACATGAAATGTTAGGCATATTCTTGATGACTTGTGCACATAGAGTTGGAAATCGAATGATACAAGATATCTTTCAACATTCTGCAGAGACAATTCATATACACTTTCATAGTGTTTTAAAGGCCGTTTGTAAGCTTGCAAGAGATATCATTCAACCACATCCAAATTATAATGATGGTTGCGATGCTCACAAGCCATGTAAACAAAGATATCTCCCTTTCTTTAAA GATTATATTGGAGCAATCGATGGCACACATGTTAAAGCTAGATTACCGCAAG GTTTTACATTTGCATGGGCTGGGTGGGAAGGAGCAGCTCACGATAGTCGTATATTTGTTGAGGCCCTTCGTAGAGAAGAGCTCAACTTTCCACATCCACGCGAAAACAAATATTATCTAGTTGATGCAGGATATTCACACATGAAAAGATACATGGCTCCATACAAAGGAAATAATGTAAGATATCACCTAGTTGAATTTCGCCGCGGTGCAACTCGACAATTGCGAGAGCCAAGAGGACGCATTGAGAAATTTAACTATTTACATTCTTCTTGTAGAAATGTAGTAGAGCACACATTTGGCGTTTGGAAAACAAGATGGTCTATTTTAAGAGACATGTCATACTATCACATTGACACACAAAGGGACATCGTACTTGATACTATGGCCATTCACAATTATATTAGAAAGAAATGCAATGTGGATGATGCATTCCAAACAGTCGAGAATGAGAGCTATATTCCATCGGTTGATTCTAATGATATTGGCACAACTTCAAGAGCTAACAATGTAGATGTCGAAGATGTAGGAGAACAAAATGATGTCTATTGGATGGAGTTTCGTGATATGATTGCTAGTGACATTTCTAATGCTTGA